One segment of Geomonas ferrireducens DNA contains the following:
- the pepN gene encoding aminopeptidase N, whose translation MSQCRHQTIHQKDYTVPDYLVETVELEFDLDPEETKVVSRLSLRSNHERGATPRPLVLDGEELTLLSLKLDGAELAPERYRVEEERLVIDAPPERFVLEVTTRINPAANTALSGLYASGPMLCTQCEAEGFRRITYFLDRPDVMAVYTVTLRGDKAACPVLLSNGNLVEKGELPDGRHYAVWHDPFKKPSYLFAVVAGDLVHISDRFTTMSGREVTLEIYVEERNRDKCGHALVSLANAMRWDEEKFGREYDLDVYMVVAVDDFNMGAMENKGLNVFNSRYVLASPESATDDDYMAIEEVIGHEYFHNWTGNRITCRDWFQLSLKEGLTIFRDQEFSADMQSRPVKRIADVKGLRSAQFAEDAGPLAHPVRPESYVEINNFYSMTVYHKGGEVIRMLETLLGREGFRKGMDLYFERHDGQAVRVDEFVQAMADAGGRDLAQFMLWYDQAGTSVLTVTDAWDAGSGSYTLTVKQSCPPTPGQPEKKPFHMPLVMGLLDREGNELPLTLAGEAAPSGTKRVLELTRETESFVFTGLSSRPVPSLNRNFSAPVKLDYPYSDDDLTLLMTRDSDPFVRWEAGQVQALKQIMGLVADFQAGRDARVSESFIESFRRLLNDDRQDRAFLAEALTLPSESYLAEQMEVIDPSAIHAARELVRATVGGRLSAELLRVRQKCAPTAPYRPDDGLSGCRRVNTICLSYLMAAGGQDAIDMSMAQLRRSDNMTDTLGALVSLTGCACPEREEALGLFYDKWRGDRGVIDKWFSLQATSRLPDTLDRVLALLEHPDFDIRNPNRVRSLVGAFSQANQVRFHDVSGRGYRFLGDQILRLNAINPQIAARMLTPFSRWRRFDAARQELMKKELERILAEPGLARDVYELAEKSL comes from the coding sequence ATGTCACAGTGCCGGCACCAGACCATCCATCAGAAAGACTACACAGTTCCCGACTACTTGGTTGAGACAGTCGAGCTCGAGTTCGACCTTGATCCGGAAGAGACCAAGGTGGTCTCGCGCCTCTCCCTGCGCAGCAACCATGAGCGCGGCGCGACTCCGCGCCCCCTCGTGCTGGACGGCGAGGAGCTGACCTTGCTTTCGCTGAAGCTGGACGGCGCCGAGCTCGCGCCTGAGCGCTACCGGGTCGAGGAGGAAAGGCTCGTCATCGACGCCCCGCCGGAGCGCTTCGTCCTCGAGGTGACCACCAGGATCAACCCCGCCGCGAACACCGCCCTTTCCGGCCTCTACGCCTCCGGCCCCATGCTCTGCACCCAGTGCGAAGCGGAAGGGTTCCGGCGCATCACCTACTTCCTGGACCGCCCCGACGTCATGGCGGTCTACACCGTGACGCTCAGAGGGGACAAGGCGGCCTGCCCGGTCCTGCTCTCCAACGGGAACCTCGTCGAGAAGGGGGAACTGCCGGACGGGCGCCACTACGCCGTGTGGCACGACCCCTTCAAGAAGCCGAGCTACCTCTTCGCGGTGGTCGCCGGCGACCTCGTGCACATCTCGGATCGCTTCACGACCATGAGCGGACGCGAGGTGACGCTGGAGATCTACGTCGAGGAGAGAAACCGGGACAAGTGCGGCCACGCGCTCGTCTCGCTCGCCAACGCCATGCGCTGGGACGAGGAGAAATTCGGCCGCGAGTACGACCTGGACGTCTACATGGTGGTCGCGGTGGACGATTTCAACATGGGCGCCATGGAGAACAAGGGGCTGAACGTCTTCAACTCGCGCTACGTGCTGGCAAGCCCGGAGAGCGCCACCGACGACGACTACATGGCGATCGAGGAGGTGATCGGGCACGAGTACTTCCATAACTGGACCGGCAACCGCATCACCTGCCGCGACTGGTTCCAGCTTTCGCTGAAGGAGGGGCTCACCATCTTCCGCGACCAGGAGTTCTCCGCGGACATGCAGTCGCGCCCGGTGAAGCGAATCGCCGACGTAAAGGGGCTCAGAAGCGCCCAGTTCGCCGAGGACGCCGGCCCCTTGGCCCACCCGGTGCGCCCGGAGTCGTACGTCGAGATCAACAACTTCTACAGCATGACCGTCTACCACAAGGGTGGCGAGGTGATCCGGATGCTCGAGACCCTGCTCGGCCGGGAGGGTTTCCGCAAGGGGATGGACCTTTACTTCGAGCGGCACGACGGCCAGGCGGTCCGGGTCGACGAATTCGTGCAGGCGATGGCGGACGCAGGCGGGCGCGACCTCGCGCAGTTCATGCTCTGGTACGACCAGGCCGGCACCTCGGTCCTCACCGTGACCGACGCCTGGGACGCGGGGAGCGGCAGCTACACCCTCACCGTCAAACAGAGCTGCCCGCCGACGCCGGGGCAGCCCGAGAAGAAGCCCTTCCACATGCCGCTCGTCATGGGACTTTTGGACCGCGAAGGGAACGAACTTCCGCTTACGCTCGCAGGTGAAGCCGCCCCGTCCGGGACAAAGCGGGTGCTGGAACTTACCCGGGAGACCGAGAGCTTCGTCTTCACGGGGCTTTCCAGCCGCCCGGTCCCCTCGCTGAACAGGAACTTCTCCGCGCCGGTGAAGCTCGACTACCCCTACAGCGACGATGACCTCACCCTCCTGATGACCCGCGACAGCGATCCCTTCGTGCGCTGGGAGGCGGGACAGGTGCAGGCGCTCAAGCAGATCATGGGGCTTGTCGCCGACTTCCAGGCGGGACGCGATGCGCGCGTTTCCGAGAGCTTCATCGAGTCGTTCCGCAGGCTTCTGAACGACGACCGCCAGGACCGGGCCTTCCTCGCCGAAGCGCTCACCCTACCCTCCGAGAGCTACCTCGCCGAGCAGATGGAGGTGATCGATCCATCCGCGATCCACGCCGCCCGTGAGCTCGTGCGCGCCACGGTGGGGGGAAGGCTTTCCGCCGAGCTTTTACGCGTGCGGCAAAAGTGCGCGCCTACCGCACCCTACCGCCCCGACGACGGGCTCTCCGGCTGCCGCAGGGTGAACACCATCTGCCTCTCCTACCTGATGGCGGCGGGCGGACAGGATGCCATCGACATGAGCATGGCGCAGCTTAGGCGCTCGGACAACATGACCGACACCTTGGGCGCCCTCGTCTCGCTGACCGGATGCGCCTGCCCGGAGCGCGAGGAGGCGCTGGGACTTTTCTACGACAAATGGCGCGGCGACCGCGGCGTCATCGACAAGTGGTTCTCGCTGCAGGCGACCTCGCGTCTTCCCGACACCTTGGACCGCGTGCTCGCGCTCCTGGAGCACCCCGACTTCGACATCCGCAACCCGAACCGGGTGCGTTCGCTGGTCGGCGCCTTCAGCCAGGCGAACCAGGTCCGTTTCCACGACGTAAGCGGACGGGGTTACCGCTTCCTCGGCGACCAGATCCTGCGCCTGAACGCGATCAACCCGCAGATCGCCGCGCGCATGCTCACCCCGTTCAGCCGCTGGCGCCGCTTCGATGCCGCCCGCCAGGAGCTGATGAAGAAGGAGCTGGAGCGCATCCTGGCCGAACCCGGACTTGCCCGCGACGTCTACGAGCTCGCCGAGAAGAGCCTCTAG
- the polX gene encoding DNA polymerase/3'-5' exonuclease PolX, whose protein sequence is MKNREIARIFDEIADIMEIRQDNIFKIRAYRRASLNLEGLNRDLAQMTHKELLEIPGVGADLAARIEEYLQTGSMAYYEQLKQEIPAGVFNMLAVPDLGPKTAKAIYDALQIASLEELEKAALDHRLTGIKGIKQKTEENILKGIQAVKRGRERQPLGRMLPAAEELVAALREKAPVERIEVAGSIRRRRDTIKDIDIVATSPDPAAVMEAFLGLTQVHDVIMRGPTRASVTIREGVQVDLRVVEPASYGAALAYLTGSQAHNVRLREMAQKRGLKINEYGIFREEDNARVGGENEEDIYRLLELSFVPAVLREDQGEIEAALKGRLPRLITAQDVKGDLHVHSRWSDGAHGIAELVEAARLRGLSYIAVTDHSQGLGVARGLTVERLMEQQAEVRALNRELDGFRVLHGTEMDIRNDGSLDFPDEVLAELDVVVASIHSGFNGTKEAMTARIVAAMRNPHVHIIAHPTGRIIGEREGYQLDMEEVLQVAKETGTALEINAYPLRLDLEDRYVRRAKELGVKIAINTDTHAKLQFETLPWGISVAQRGWLEREDVLNTLSAEELLKRLKRKK, encoded by the coding sequence ATGAAAAACCGCGAGATAGCGCGGATCTTCGATGAGATCGCCGACATCATGGAGATCCGGCAGGACAACATCTTCAAGATCAGGGCCTATCGCAGGGCGTCCTTGAACCTGGAGGGGCTGAACCGCGACCTCGCCCAGATGACGCACAAGGAGCTCCTGGAGATCCCGGGTGTGGGTGCGGACCTCGCGGCACGCATAGAGGAATACCTGCAGACCGGGAGCATGGCCTACTACGAGCAACTGAAGCAGGAGATCCCGGCGGGGGTCTTCAACATGCTGGCCGTCCCGGACTTGGGCCCCAAGACCGCCAAGGCGATTTACGATGCGCTGCAGATAGCGAGCCTCGAGGAGTTGGAAAAGGCGGCTCTCGATCACCGCCTCACAGGCATCAAGGGGATCAAGCAGAAGACCGAGGAGAACATCCTCAAGGGGATCCAGGCGGTAAAGCGGGGACGCGAGCGCCAGCCGCTCGGGCGCATGCTGCCGGCGGCCGAGGAGCTGGTGGCGGCTCTAAGGGAGAAGGCGCCCGTCGAGCGCATCGAGGTGGCCGGGAGCATCCGGCGCCGGCGCGACACCATCAAGGACATCGACATCGTTGCCACCTCTCCCGATCCAGCGGCGGTCATGGAGGCCTTTCTCGGTCTCACGCAGGTGCACGACGTGATCATGAGGGGACCGACCCGGGCCAGCGTCACGATTCGGGAGGGGGTGCAGGTTGACCTGCGTGTGGTCGAGCCTGCCTCGTACGGCGCGGCGCTTGCCTATCTGACCGGGAGTCAGGCCCACAACGTGCGCCTGAGGGAGATGGCGCAGAAACGTGGGCTGAAGATCAACGAGTACGGCATCTTCCGCGAGGAGGACAACGCCCGGGTGGGGGGCGAGAACGAGGAGGACATCTACCGCCTGCTGGAGCTTTCCTTCGTTCCCGCCGTGCTGCGCGAGGACCAGGGTGAGATCGAGGCGGCGCTCAAGGGGCGGCTGCCGCGACTGATCACCGCACAAGACGTGAAGGGGGACCTGCACGTCCATTCACGGTGGAGCGACGGCGCCCACGGCATCGCGGAGCTCGTCGAGGCGGCCCGTCTCAGGGGGCTCTCCTACATCGCGGTTACCGACCATTCCCAGGGGCTCGGCGTCGCCCGCGGTCTCACCGTGGAGCGCCTCATGGAGCAGCAGGCGGAGGTCCGGGCGCTGAACCGGGAGCTGGACGGTTTCAGGGTGCTGCACGGCACGGAGATGGACATCCGCAACGACGGCTCCCTCGATTTCCCGGACGAGGTGCTGGCGGAGCTCGACGTGGTGGTGGCATCGATCCATTCCGGCTTCAACGGGACGAAGGAGGCGATGACGGCGCGCATCGTGGCCGCCATGCGCAACCCGCACGTGCACATCATCGCGCATCCGACCGGCCGCATCATCGGGGAGCGGGAGGGGTACCAGCTCGACATGGAAGAGGTGCTGCAGGTAGCGAAGGAGACCGGGACCGCCCTCGAGATCAACGCCTATCCGCTCCGGCTCGACCTGGAGGACCGCTACGTGCGCCGCGCGAAGGAGCTCGGCGTGAAGATCGCGATCAACACGGACACGCACGCGAAGCTGCAGTTCGAGACCCTGCCCTGGGGGATTTCCGTCGCGCAGCGCGGCTGGCTCGAGCGGGAGGACGTGCTCAACACGCTGTCGGCGGAGGAACTGCTGAAGCGGTTGAAAAGGAAGAAGTAA
- a CDS encoding EAL domain-containing protein — MKPTTSQDNLLTARPLAVLGLLLMVTFVTESVVMSLLSYLFPSLDGFPAVFTDALFLTALSAPAVWWLIARPLEFLARRESVTARTVLRSIAEAVIIFDANGTIYTLNHAAETIFGYAPGEMEGRDILLVLPEIAPSEPPLAWRRPPGESRGRHRDGTLLPVEVSVGELELPRGGKFIAIVRDIRALKRALAAAEEQHALLGSLLQQSAVPIFVLDPEHRVLIWNRACEELTGRKAQEMVGTDLAWQAFYPSPTPVLADLVITGDLERVREECGPVRQSHLIPEGLQAEGWYNNLNGQDRYIVFDAAPVRSGSGKLLAVIESLEDITQRKRYEEQLEYQASYDLLTGLVNRNLLADRMRQALLMSRRERREVALFMLDLDSFQAVNDAVGHDEGDRLLKVIAERLAGCVRAEDTVARRDSDEFVVLISDPAASDNAALIAGKLQEAVARPIRLAGREVAVTANVGIAVHPRDGEDAPTLLRNAEAALYRAKELGRQNFQFHTGEMNARSLARMTLENHLRHALERHELVVYYQPKASLSSGAVVGMEALLRWHSPELGVVPPDTFIPLAEETGLILPIGAWVLKTACAQIRAWRDTGIASPPVAVNLSPRQFRQHDIAAAVAQVLVETGLEPHLLELEITEGMVMQDATRVAAVLGELKQMGLTLAMDDFGTGYSSLGYLKRFPFDKLKIDKSFVRDITRDPDSAAIAKAVIAMAHSLHLKVIAEGVETQGQLNYLKSQGCDEIQGYFLSKPVPAGEFERLLTEQRHIQVQEPGAACPEKTVLVVDDDEGILGALQRVLLDEGYNVLTARNAEEAFELLSLNRVLVILSDFKMPGMDGAEFLGRARELYPDTVRIMLSGYADINAITNAVNLGAVYKVMYKPWGENDIKENVGEAFRHYALLHSSR, encoded by the coding sequence ATGAAACCAACCACGTCTCAAGACAATCTGCTGACCGCGCGGCCGCTGGCCGTCCTCGGCCTGCTCCTCATGGTCACCTTCGTCACGGAATCCGTGGTGATGTCCCTCCTTTCATACCTGTTCCCCTCCCTTGACGGATTCCCCGCGGTCTTCACCGACGCCCTTTTCCTTACCGCCCTGAGTGCCCCGGCGGTATGGTGGCTCATCGCACGTCCTCTGGAGTTCCTCGCGCGTCGGGAATCCGTCACGGCCCGGACCGTGCTTCGCTCCATCGCCGAAGCGGTGATCATCTTCGACGCTAACGGGACCATCTACACCCTGAACCACGCCGCCGAAACCATCTTCGGCTACGCTCCCGGCGAAATGGAGGGACGCGACATCCTTCTCGTCCTGCCGGAAATCGCCCCCAGCGAACCGCCCCTTGCCTGGCGGCGCCCTCCAGGCGAGAGCCGCGGGCGGCACCGGGACGGCACCCTCCTCCCGGTGGAGGTCTCGGTGGGAGAGCTGGAACTGCCGCGCGGCGGGAAGTTCATCGCGATAGTCCGCGACATCAGGGCGCTGAAGCGCGCGCTCGCCGCGGCCGAGGAACAGCATGCTCTTTTGGGGAGCCTCCTGCAGCAAAGCGCCGTCCCCATCTTCGTGCTGGATCCCGAGCACCGCGTGCTGATCTGGAACCGCGCCTGCGAGGAGCTGACCGGCAGGAAGGCGCAAGAGATGGTCGGGACCGACCTCGCCTGGCAAGCCTTCTACCCCTCCCCCACCCCGGTTCTTGCCGACCTCGTGATCACCGGCGACCTGGAAAGGGTGCGCGAGGAGTGCGGCCCGGTGCGGCAGTCCCATCTCATCCCTGAAGGGCTCCAGGCGGAGGGGTGGTACAACAACCTGAACGGGCAGGACCGCTACATCGTATTCGACGCCGCACCGGTACGCTCCGGCAGCGGGAAGCTGCTGGCGGTGATCGAGTCCCTCGAGGACATCACCCAGCGCAAGCGCTACGAGGAGCAGCTCGAATACCAGGCGAGCTACGACCTCCTGACCGGGCTCGTGAACCGCAACCTGCTCGCCGACCGCATGCGCCAGGCGCTGCTCATGTCCCGCCGGGAGCGGCGCGAGGTGGCGCTTTTCATGCTGGATCTGGACAGCTTCCAGGCGGTGAACGACGCCGTCGGCCACGACGAGGGGGATCGCCTGCTCAAGGTGATCGCCGAACGCCTGGCCGGCTGCGTCAGGGCCGAAGACACCGTGGCGCGCCGCGACAGCGACGAGTTCGTGGTACTGATCTCGGACCCAGCCGCCTCCGACAACGCGGCCCTCATCGCCGGCAAGCTCCAGGAGGCAGTGGCCCGCCCCATACGGCTTGCGGGACGGGAGGTAGCGGTCACGGCGAACGTCGGCATCGCCGTCCATCCCAGGGACGGCGAGGACGCGCCGACGCTTTTGCGCAACGCCGAGGCAGCCCTCTACCGCGCCAAGGAACTGGGGCGCCAGAACTTCCAATTCCACACCGGCGAGATGAACGCGAGATCCCTCGCCCGCATGACCTTGGAAAACCACCTGCGCCACGCCCTGGAGCGCCATGAGCTGGTCGTCTACTACCAGCCCAAGGCAAGCCTCTCCTCCGGCGCCGTGGTCGGGATGGAGGCGCTTTTACGCTGGCACAGCCCGGAGCTCGGGGTGGTCCCCCCCGACACCTTCATCCCGCTTGCCGAGGAGACCGGCCTCATCCTTCCGATCGGGGCCTGGGTGCTGAAGACGGCCTGCGCCCAGATCCGCGCCTGGCGTGACACCGGGATAGCGTCCCCCCCCGTGGCGGTCAACCTGTCGCCGCGCCAGTTCCGGCAGCATGACATAGCGGCGGCGGTGGCGCAGGTTCTCGTCGAGACCGGGCTCGAACCACACCTGCTCGAACTGGAGATCACCGAGGGGATGGTGATGCAGGATGCGACTCGGGTCGCCGCGGTGCTCGGGGAGCTGAAGCAGATGGGGCTCACCCTCGCCATGGACGACTTCGGGACCGGCTATTCAAGCCTCGGTTACCTTAAGCGCTTCCCCTTCGACAAGCTAAAGATCGACAAGTCCTTCGTGCGGGACATAACACGCGATCCAGACAGCGCTGCCATCGCCAAGGCGGTAATCGCCATGGCGCACAGCCTGCACCTCAAGGTGATTGCCGAGGGGGTTGAGACCCAGGGGCAGCTGAACTACCTAAAGAGCCAGGGGTGCGACGAGATCCAGGGGTACTTCCTCAGCAAGCCGGTCCCGGCGGGTGAGTTCGAAAGGCTCCTCACGGAACAAAGACACATCCAGGTCCAGGAGCCCGGAGCCGCATGCCCGGAAAAAACGGTGCTGGTGGTGGACGACGACGAGGGGATTCTTGGGGCGCTGCAGCGGGTGCTTCTTGATGAGGGATACAACGTGCTGACGGCAAGGAACGCGGAGGAGGCTTTCGAACTGCTGTCGCTCAACCGGGTCTTGGTGATCCTTTCCGACTTCAAGATGCCCGGGATGGACGGGGCCGAGTTTCTCGGGCGCGCCAGGGAACTCTACCCGGACACGGTGCGCATCATGCTCTCCGGCTACGCCGACATCAACGCGATCACCAATGCGGTCAACCTCGGGGCGGTCTACAAGGTTATGTACAAACCGTGGGGTGAGAACGACATCAAAGAGAACGTGGGAGAGGCGTTCAGGCACTACGCGCTGCTGCACTCAAGCCGCTAG
- a CDS encoding EVE domain-containing protein produces the protein MPNYWLFKSEPSSFSLDDLRNRPDATEHWDGVRNFQARNFLRDQIKVGDQVLFYHSNIAEPAVVGLAEVVREGYPDFTAFDPASKYFDPRSNPEKPTWFMVDVRFVRELPRPVTLAELKTVTELSEMVLLNRSRLSVQPVRKEEWDRIMKLAGVAP, from the coding sequence ATGCCCAATTACTGGCTCTTCAAGAGCGAACCCTCCAGCTTTTCCCTCGACGATCTCAGGAATCGTCCCGACGCCACCGAGCATTGGGACGGGGTCCGCAACTTCCAGGCGCGCAACTTTCTGCGCGACCAGATCAAGGTCGGTGACCAGGTCCTCTTCTACCACAGCAACATCGCGGAGCCCGCCGTCGTGGGGCTCGCCGAGGTGGTGCGGGAAGGGTATCCCGACTTCACCGCCTTCGACCCCGCAAGCAAGTACTTCGACCCGCGCAGCAATCCGGAAAAGCCGACCTGGTTCATGGTAGACGTTCGCTTCGTGCGCGAGTTGCCGAGGCCGGTGACCCTTGCGGAGCTGAAGACCGTCACCGAGCTTTCGGAGATGGTGCTTTTGAACCGCAGCCGTCTGTCGGTCCAGCCGGTGCGCAAGGAGGAGTGGGACAGGATCATGAAGCTCGCCGGTGTCGCCCCCTGA
- the corA gene encoding magnesium/cobalt transporter CorA, whose product MASIKKRSKKAGLAPGTLIHMGRAKAGDTRVDMVEYDATHLEKHHVASLDRCLTRPDAPTVSWINVEGLSDIEVLRHFGSCYGIHPLVLEDILATDQRPKAADYGDYLYVVLKMIELDDATGEIKSEQVSLVLGRNYLISFQEGLEGDVFEQVRNRLGNEKARLRTMGADFLLHALLDVIVDHYFLVLEKLADRIEDLEDEVIDNPAPATVQSIYHLKRQMLFLHKAVWPLREVVSGLQRRDSRLIDDATVIYLRDLYDHTVQVLDTLETLRDMLSGMLDIYLSSVSNRLNEVMKVLTIIATIFMPLAFVVGWYGMNFKHMPELDWSFGYPMVFVLCLTISGGMLIYFRKKRWL is encoded by the coding sequence ATGGCATCGATAAAGAAACGCTCGAAAAAGGCAGGCCTTGCGCCGGGCACGCTGATCCACATGGGGCGCGCCAAGGCGGGCGACACCAGGGTGGACATGGTGGAATACGACGCAACCCACCTCGAGAAGCACCATGTCGCTTCCCTGGACCGCTGCCTGACCCGGCCGGACGCCCCCACCGTCTCATGGATAAACGTGGAGGGGCTCTCCGACATCGAGGTGCTCAGACACTTCGGGAGCTGCTACGGCATTCATCCCCTGGTCCTGGAGGATATCCTTGCCACGGACCAGCGCCCGAAAGCCGCCGACTACGGCGACTACCTCTACGTGGTCTTGAAGATGATCGAACTGGACGACGCGACAGGGGAGATCAAGAGCGAGCAGGTGAGCCTGGTGCTGGGGCGGAACTACCTGATCTCCTTTCAGGAGGGGCTCGAAGGGGACGTGTTCGAGCAGGTCCGCAACCGGCTCGGCAATGAGAAGGCGCGGCTGCGGACCATGGGAGCGGACTTTCTGCTGCACGCCCTGCTGGACGTGATCGTCGATCACTACTTCCTGGTGCTGGAGAAGCTCGCCGACCGGATCGAGGACCTTGAGGACGAGGTGATCGACAACCCCGCCCCGGCCACGGTGCAGTCCATCTACCACCTGAAGCGGCAGATGCTCTTCCTGCACAAGGCCGTCTGGCCGCTACGCGAGGTGGTGAGCGGCCTGCAGCGGCGTGATTCCCGGCTCATCGACGACGCCACCGTCATCTACCTGAGGGACCTCTACGACCACACCGTCCAGGTGCTGGACACCCTGGAAACCCTGCGCGACATGCTGTCCGGCATGCTTGACATCTACCTCTCAAGCGTCTCGAACCGGCTGAACGAGGTGATGAAGGTGCTCACCATCATCGCCACCATCTTCATGCCGCTCGCCTTCGTGGTGGGGTGGTACGGCATGAACTTCAAACACATGCCCGAACTGGACTGGAGCTTCGGGTACCCGATGGTCTTCGTCCTCTGCCTCACCATTTCCGGCGGGATGCTCATCTATTTCAGAAAGAAGCGCTGGCTGTGA
- a CDS encoding GGDEF domain-containing protein, translating to MKLLRIFTYADAKRDPDSLLRLFVSIALLSMVLITSGAGCAFFHLLYRNVIVSAEDDAVKVSQALLENQRKRIISVDGSGSRVAVAPENLAELDDRLRKFLAPFDIVKIKIYSSDARIVYSTEAKLIGETNRGNKRLANALAGANDSKLERKEEVKDLADERKFNVDVVETYIPIRDHGRVIGSFEVYIDVTGYRRQSVNAGLLSLASLVAILVAVFGISYFVIRRGTRELKETQEVLRKQTITDPLTGTFNKRQIELIGRREFAHALRRREKGMSDAGSGFLMIDIDRFKEVNDRHGHLAGDDLLRQFAERIAASLRNYDSLGRFGGEEFLVVLPGSDPAQTRAVAEKILTLIRQEPFSLDGAPLKLTASIGMTTVEEGDEDLMEVLRRADRNLYRAKSGGRNQAV from the coding sequence GTGAAGCTGTTACGTATCTTTACCTACGCCGACGCCAAGAGGGATCCCGATTCCCTGTTGCGCCTGTTCGTTTCCATCGCCCTCCTTTCCATGGTCCTGATCACCTCAGGGGCCGGTTGCGCCTTTTTCCATCTCCTGTACCGAAACGTGATCGTCAGCGCCGAGGACGACGCCGTCAAAGTGAGCCAGGCGCTTCTTGAGAATCAGAGGAAGCGCATCATCTCGGTAGACGGCAGCGGCAGCAGGGTGGCCGTGGCGCCGGAAAACCTCGCCGAGCTCGACGACCGGCTGAGAAAGTTCCTCGCCCCTTTCGACATCGTAAAGATAAAGATCTATTCCTCCGACGCCCGAATCGTCTACAGCACCGAGGCGAAGCTGATCGGCGAGACGAACCGCGGCAACAAGCGGCTCGCCAACGCCCTGGCCGGTGCCAACGATTCCAAGCTGGAGAGAAAGGAAGAGGTGAAGGACTTAGCGGACGAGCGGAAGTTCAACGTGGACGTGGTTGAGACCTACATCCCGATCCGGGACCACGGCCGGGTGATCGGGAGCTTCGAGGTCTACATCGATGTCACCGGTTACCGCAGGCAGAGCGTCAACGCCGGGCTTCTCTCGCTGGCGTCCCTGGTGGCCATCCTGGTAGCGGTCTTCGGCATCTCCTATTTCGTTATCCGCAGGGGGACTCGGGAGCTCAAGGAGACCCAGGAGGTGCTCCGCAAACAGACGATCACCGATCCGCTGACGGGAACCTTCAACAAGCGACAGATAGAACTGATAGGGAGGCGGGAATTCGCACACGCCTTGCGGCGCAGGGAGAAGGGGATGTCCGATGCGGGAAGCGGCTTCCTGATGATCGACATCGACCGGTTCAAGGAGGTGAACGACCGCCACGGGCACCTGGCCGGCGACGACCTTTTGCGGCAGTTCGCAGAACGGATCGCCGCATCGCTTAGAAACTACGATTCGCTCGGGCGCTTCGGAGGTGAGGAGTTCCTGGTGGTGCTCCCCGGCTCGGACCCGGCACAGACCCGCGCGGTGGCGGAAAAGATCCTCACGCTGATCCGGCAGGAACCTTTCAGCCTGGATGGGGCTCCCTTGAAGCTCACCGCCAGCATCGGCATGACCACGGTGGAGGAGGGGGACGAAGACCTCATGGAGGTGCTGCGCCGCGCCGACCGCAACCTCTACCGGGCGAAGAGCGGCGGGCGCAACCAGGCGGTCTAG
- a CDS encoding CopD family protein — MKRALLLILFLSCLWCAAPASATEIYAQQTGKSCNVCHLDPAGGGELTAAGKEFAASRTAKSEAPAMGGVAKVVRFAAGYLHMLTAILWFGTILYVHLVLKPAYAAGGLPRGEVRVGVLSMAVMGVTGAVLTHFRVTSLDMLLHTRFGVLLLIKISLYLFMVLSATYVVLFIGPKLKAKRREPVALPTGSELTVDELGSFDGKEGRPTWFAYDGKLYDASASRLWKQGVHMGRHNAGEDLSEALKLAPHGPEKVLAMPQVGTLSSGARKAPLHERVFFFMAYMNLSIVFLIVLILSLWRWA; from the coding sequence ATGAAAAGAGCCCTCCTACTGATCCTTTTCCTTTCGTGCCTCTGGTGCGCGGCGCCCGCGTCGGCCACCGAAATCTACGCGCAGCAGACCGGCAAGAGCTGCAACGTCTGCCATCTCGACCCGGCAGGGGGCGGAGAGCTCACCGCGGCAGGCAAGGAATTCGCGGCCTCCCGTACCGCGAAGAGCGAAGCGCCCGCGATGGGGGGGGTCGCCAAGGTGGTCCGTTTCGCGGCGGGCTACCTGCACATGCTCACCGCCATCCTCTGGTTCGGCACCATCCTCTACGTCCACCTCGTGCTGAAGCCGGCCTACGCCGCAGGGGGGCTGCCGCGCGGCGAGGTCCGGGTCGGCGTTCTCTCCATGGCGGTCATGGGGGTGACCGGCGCGGTGCTCACCCACTTCCGCGTCACCTCGCTCGACATGCTGCTGCACACCCGTTTCGGGGTGCTGCTTCTGATCAAGATCTCCCTCTACCTGTTCATGGTTCTTTCCGCCACCTACGTGGTCCTCTTCATAGGGCCGAAACTCAAGGCGAAGCGGCGTGAACCGGTCGCCCTTCCCACCGGGAGCGAGCTGACCGTGGACGAACTCGGCTCCTTCGACGGCAAGGAGGGGCGTCCCACCTGGTTCGCCTACGACGGGAAGCTCTACGACGCGAGTGCCAGCCGCCTCTGGAAGCAGGGTGTGCACATGGGGCGCCACAACGCAGGCGAAGACCTGAGCGAGGCGCTCAAGCTCGCGCCGCACGGCCCGGAGAAGGTGCTCGCCATGCCGCAGGTCGGGACGCTTTCTTCCGGGGCCCGCAAGGCCCCCCTGCACGAGCGGGTCTTCTTCTTCATGGCCTACATGAACCTAAGCATCGTCTTCCTCATCGTGCTGATACTGTCGCTCTGGCGCTGGGCCTGA